A single region of the Sinobacterium caligoides genome encodes:
- a CDS encoding glutathione S-transferase N-terminal domain-containing protein, which produces MGVVAKRSSMTFFSDGSSHYSHRVRIVLAEKGVTVDIVDVDIENKPAELADLNPYNGLPTLLDRDLVLYESKVMMEYLDERFPHPPLLPVYPVARGQSRLWMYRIERDWCRLVDIIEDPKSKVKEADTARKELRESLTGVALIFSEKPYFMSDDFTLVDCCMAPILWRLPNLGIEIPKTKQTKPLHEYMERLFARESFQASLSEAELEMRLQIKL; this is translated from the coding sequence ATGGGTGTAGTTGCTAAGCGATCTTCCATGACGTTTTTCTCTGACGGGTCTAGTCATTACAGCCACCGCGTCCGCATCGTGTTGGCAGAGAAAGGTGTAACTGTTGATATCGTCGATGTCGATATTGAGAATAAGCCGGCTGAGCTGGCGGACTTGAATCCATACAACGGTCTTCCAACATTGCTGGATAGGGATCTGGTTCTGTATGAGTCGAAAGTAATGATGGAGTATTTGGATGAGCGCTTCCCGCATCCCCCGTTACTGCCAGTCTATCCTGTTGCTCGCGGCCAAAGCCGTCTTTGGATGTATCGCATCGAGCGTGATTGGTGTCGTCTTGTTGATATAATTGAGGATCCGAAATCAAAGGTTAAAGAGGCTGATACGGCTCGAAAAGAATTGCGTGAGAGTTTGACCGGCGTCGCGTTGATTTTCTCTGAGAAGCCTTACTTTATGAGTGATGATTTTACCTTGGTCGATTGCTGTATGGCTCCTATACTCTGGCGTCTGCCTAATCTAGGTATTGAGATTCCGAAAACCAAGCAGACAAAGCCGTTGCATGAGTACATGGAGCGTCTGTTTGCTCGCGAGTCGTTCCAAGCCAGTCTTTCTGAGGCAGAGCTCGAAATGCGCCTGCAGATAAAGCTTTAA
- a CDS encoding ClpXP protease specificity-enhancing factor: protein MTMTSRRPYILRATYDWILDNDCTPYIIVDALLRDVVVPEQFIQDGRIVLNIAPGAVRSLEIEGEYLSFNARFAGTPMDVFVPFYALLGIYAKENGEGTLFEAEDPPPEPPAPTEPPVKSGRPSLRVVK, encoded by the coding sequence ATGACAATGACCTCTCGCCGCCCTTATATATTAAGGGCGACATATGATTGGATTCTGGACAATGACTGTACTCCGTACATTATTGTTGATGCTTTGCTTCGTGATGTTGTCGTCCCCGAGCAGTTTATTCAGGATGGTAGGATAGTACTGAATATTGCTCCCGGGGCCGTACGGAGCTTAGAAATAGAAGGTGAGTATCTTTCGTTTAATGCTAGGTTTGCAGGTACGCCTATGGACGTGTTTGTGCCGTTTTATGCTTTGCTTGGTATCTACGCGAAGGAAAATGGCGAGGGGACCTTGTTTGAGGCTGAGGATCCGCCACCAGAGCCTCCAGCGCCAACAGAGCCGCCGGTTAAGAGTGGTCGTCCAAGTTTGCGGGTGGTGAAGTAG